In Streptomyces sp. NBC_00704, a genomic segment contains:
- the cimA gene encoding citramalate synthase, translating to MTAPSELDDSFHVFDTTLRDGAQREGINLTVADKLAIARHLDDFGVGFIEGGWPGANPRDTEFFARAQEEIAFRHAQLVAFGATRRAGAKASEDPQVRALLESGADVITLVAKSHDRHVELALRTTLDENLAMVSDTVSFLRGEGRRVFVDCEHFFDGYRANPEYAKAVVRAAAGAGADVVILCDTNGGMLPAQIQAVVSTVLADTGARLGIHAQDDTGCAVANTLAAVDAGATHVQCTANGYGERVGNANLFPVVAALELKYGKKVLPEGRLREMTRISHAIAEVVNLTPSTHQPYVGVSAFAHKAGLHASAIKVDPDLYQHIDPEQVGNTMRMLVSDMAGRASIELKGKELGVDLGGDRELVGRVVERVKERELRGYTYEAADASFELLLRAEVEGRPLKYFDVESWRAIVEDRPDGTHANEATVKLWAKAERIVATAEGNGPVNALDRALRVALEKIYPQLAKLDLVDYKVRILEGVHGTQSTTRVLISTTDGTGEWSTVGVAENVIAASWQALEDAYTYGLLRAGVDPAQ from the coding sequence ATGACCGCACCGAGCGAACTCGACGATTCCTTCCACGTGTTCGACACCACCCTGCGCGACGGCGCGCAGCGGGAGGGCATCAACCTGACCGTCGCCGACAAGCTGGCCATCGCCCGGCACCTGGACGACTTCGGCGTGGGCTTCATCGAGGGCGGCTGGCCCGGCGCCAACCCCCGCGACACCGAGTTCTTCGCCCGCGCGCAGGAGGAGATCGCCTTCCGGCACGCCCAGCTGGTCGCCTTCGGCGCGACCCGCCGGGCCGGTGCGAAGGCCTCGGAGGACCCGCAGGTCAGGGCGCTGCTGGAGTCGGGCGCCGACGTGATCACCCTGGTGGCGAAGTCCCACGACCGGCACGTCGAACTGGCGCTGCGCACCACCCTGGACGAGAACCTGGCCATGGTGAGCGACACGGTCTCCTTCCTCAGGGGCGAGGGCCGCAGGGTCTTCGTCGACTGCGAGCACTTCTTCGACGGGTACCGCGCCAACCCCGAGTACGCGAAGGCGGTCGTCCGGGCCGCCGCCGGGGCCGGCGCCGACGTCGTCATCCTGTGCGACACCAACGGCGGGATGCTCCCGGCGCAGATCCAGGCCGTCGTCTCGACCGTGCTCGCCGACACGGGCGCCCGCCTCGGCATCCACGCCCAGGACGACACCGGCTGCGCGGTGGCCAACACCCTCGCCGCGGTGGACGCGGGCGCGACCCACGTCCAGTGCACGGCGAACGGCTACGGCGAACGCGTCGGCAACGCGAACCTGTTCCCGGTGGTCGCCGCCCTGGAGCTGAAGTACGGCAAGAAGGTGCTGCCCGAGGGTCGCCTGCGGGAGATGACCCGCATCTCGCACGCCATCGCCGAGGTCGTCAACCTCACGCCGTCCACCCACCAGCCCTACGTGGGCGTCTCGGCGTTCGCCCACAAGGCCGGGCTGCACGCCTCGGCGATCAAGGTCGACCCCGACCTCTACCAGCACATCGACCCCGAGCAGGTCGGCAACACCATGCGCATGCTGGTCTCCGACATGGCCGGCCGGGCCTCCATCGAGCTGAAGGGCAAGGAGCTGGGCGTCGACCTGGGCGGCGACCGCGAGCTGGTGGGCCGGGTCGTGGAGCGGGTCAAGGAGCGCGAGCTGCGCGGCTACACCTACGAGGCGGCCGACGCCTCCTTCGAACTCCTGCTGCGCGCCGAGGTCGAGGGCCGGCCGCTGAAGTACTTCGACGTCGAGTCCTGGCGCGCCATCGTCGAGGACCGCCCAGACGGCACCCACGCCAACGAGGCCACCGTGAAGCTCTGGGCCAAGGCCGAGCGCATCGTCGCGACGGCCGAGGGCAACGGCCCGGTCAACGCCCTCGACCGCGCCCTGCGGGTGGCCCTGGAGAAGATCTACCCCCAGCTGGCCAAGCTCGACCTGGTGGACTACAAGGTCCGCATCCTGGAGGGCGTCCACGGCACCCAGTCCACCACCCGCGTGCTGATCTCCACGACCGACGGCACGGGGGAGTGGTCCACGGTGGGCGTGGCGGAGAACGTCATCGCCGCCTCGTGGCAGGCCCTGGAGGACGCGTACACCTACGGACTGCTGCGGGCGGGCGTGGACCCGGCGCAGTGA
- a CDS encoding serine protease, producing the protein MKKLLTALRRCAVVGAAALAIAGLQPVPAAQAAPAPVVGGTRAAQGEFPFMVRLSMGCGGALYTQQIVLTAAHCVGRTGADTGITATAGVVDLQSTGGRVQVRSAYVYRAPGYNGNGKDWALIKLASPITTQATLKTATTPQYNTGTFTVAGWGSASEGGAQQRYLLKASVPFVSDATCRSYRGYGGLVASDEICAGYAAGGTDTCQGDSGGPMFRRDDAGAWIQVGIVSWGIGCARANAPGVYTEVSTFASAIASAAASL; encoded by the coding sequence TTGAAGAAGCTCCTCACCGCACTCAGAAGATGCGCCGTCGTCGGCGCGGCCGCGCTGGCGATCGCCGGCCTCCAGCCCGTCCCGGCCGCGCAGGCGGCCCCCGCGCCCGTCGTCGGCGGGACCCGCGCCGCACAGGGCGAGTTCCCGTTCATGGTCCGGCTCTCCATGGGCTGCGGCGGGGCGCTCTACACGCAGCAGATCGTGCTCACCGCCGCCCACTGCGTCGGCCGGACCGGCGCCGACACCGGCATCACCGCCACCGCCGGCGTCGTGGACCTGCAGTCCACCGGCGGCCGGGTCCAGGTCAGGTCCGCCTACGTCTACCGCGCCCCCGGTTACAACGGCAACGGCAAGGACTGGGCGCTCATCAAGCTCGCCTCGCCGATCACCACCCAGGCCACCCTGAAGACCGCCACCACCCCGCAGTACAACACCGGCACCTTCACCGTCGCCGGGTGGGGATCCGCGTCCGAGGGGGGCGCCCAGCAGCGCTATCTCCTCAAGGCCTCCGTGCCCTTCGTGAGCGACGCGACCTGCCGTTCCTACCGGGGATACGGCGGACTCGTGGCGAGCGACGAGATCTGCGCCGGGTACGCGGCCGGCGGCACCGACACCTGCCAGGGCGACTCGGGCGGCCCGATGTTCCGCCGCGACGACGCCGGCGCCTGGATCCAGGTCGGCATCGTGAGCTGGGGCATCGGCTGCGCCCGGGCCAACGCCCCCGGCGTCTACACCGAGGTGTCCACCTTCGCCTCCGCGATCGCCTCGGCGGCCGCCTCGCTCTGA
- a CDS encoding YciI family protein, translated as MAKYLLLKHYRGAPAPVNDVPMEHWTPQEISAHVRYMNDFADRLRDTGEFVDGQALAPEGTFVRYDGEGRPPVTDGPFAETKDLIAGWTIIDVDSYERALEVAGELSAAPGAGGRPIHEWLEVRPLMGEHCTVTE; from the coding sequence ATGGCCAAGTACCTGCTGCTCAAGCACTACCGAGGCGCCCCGGCCCCGGTGAACGACGTCCCCATGGAGCACTGGACCCCGCAGGAGATCTCGGCCCACGTCCGGTACATGAACGACTTCGCCGACCGCCTGCGGGACACCGGCGAATTCGTCGACGGCCAGGCGCTCGCCCCCGAGGGCACGTTCGTGCGCTACGACGGCGAGGGCCGCCCGCCGGTCACCGACGGTCCCTTCGCCGAGACCAAGGACCTCATCGCCGGGTGGACGATCATCGACGTCGACAGCTACGAACGGGCCCTGGAGGTCGCGGGCGAACTGTCGGCCGCCCCCGGGGCCGGCGGCAGGCCGATCCACGAATGGCTCGAGGTGCGCCCGCTCATGGGCGAGCACTGCACCGTCACGGAGTGA
- a CDS encoding RNA polymerase sigma factor encodes MDEALLRGLMPNVLTVLVRRGADFAAAEDAVQDALLEALRVWPDDPPRDPKGWLITVAWRRFLDARRADTARRRREDRVDEEPAPGPPPTADDTLRLYFLCAHPSLTPSSAVALTLRAVGGLTTRQIARAYLVPAATMAQRISRAKRTVSDVRFDRPGDVATVLRVLYLVFNEGYSGDVDLAAEAIRLTRQLAAAVDHPEAAGLLALMLLHHARRAARTASDGSLVPLAEQDRGRWDTAAIAEGVAVLQGALARDRLGEFQAQAAVAALHADAPTAEETDWVQIVEWYDELVALTGNPVARLNRAVAVGEADGPRAGLAALAALDASLPRHTAVAAYLHERDGDPARAARLYAEAAHQASDLAERDHLTRQAARLNARLRS; translated from the coding sequence ATGGACGAGGCACTGCTGCGCGGCCTCATGCCGAACGTGCTCACCGTCCTCGTCCGCCGCGGAGCCGACTTCGCGGCCGCCGAGGACGCCGTCCAGGACGCGCTCCTGGAGGCGCTGCGCGTCTGGCCGGACGACCCTCCGCGCGATCCCAAGGGCTGGCTGATCACCGTGGCCTGGCGCCGGTTCCTCGACGCGAGACGGGCGGACACCGCCCGCCGCCGGCGCGAGGACCGCGTCGACGAGGAGCCGGCCCCCGGCCCCCCGCCCACGGCCGACGACACGCTCCGGCTGTACTTCCTGTGCGCCCACCCGTCGCTGACGCCGTCGTCCGCCGTCGCGCTCACCCTGCGCGCCGTCGGCGGGCTCACCACCCGCCAGATCGCCCGCGCCTACCTGGTGCCCGCGGCCACCATGGCGCAGCGCATCAGCCGGGCCAAGCGCACCGTCTCCGACGTCCGGTTCGACCGTCCCGGCGACGTCGCCACCGTGCTGCGCGTGCTGTACCTGGTGTTCAACGAGGGCTACTCCGGCGACGTCGACCTCGCCGCCGAGGCCATCCGGCTCACCCGGCAGCTCGCGGCCGCCGTCGACCATCCCGAGGCGGCGGGCCTGCTCGCCCTCATGCTGCTCCACCACGCCCGGCGCGCCGCCCGGACCGCCTCCGACGGCAGCCTGGTGCCGCTCGCCGAGCAGGACCGCGGCCGGTGGGACACCGCGGCGATCGCGGAGGGCGTGGCCGTCCTCCAGGGGGCGCTCGCCCGCGACCGGCTGGGCGAGTTCCAGGCCCAGGCCGCCGTCGCCGCCCTGCACGCCGACGCGCCCACCGCCGAGGAGACCGACTGGGTGCAGATCGTCGAGTGGTACGACGAACTCGTGGCCCTGACCGGCAACCCGGTCGCCCGGCTGAACCGCGCGGTCGCCGTCGGCGAGGCCGACGGACCGCGCGCCGGTCTCGCGGCGCTCGCCGCGCTGGACGCGTCGCTGCCCCGTCACACCGCGGTCGCGGCGTACCTCCACGAGCGCGACGGCGACCCGGCGAGGGCGGCGCGCCTGTACGCCGAGGCGGCCCACCAGGCGTCCGACCTCGCCGAACGCGACCACCTGACGCGCCAGGCCGCCCGGCTCAACGCCCGCCTGCGGAGCTGA
- a CDS encoding YceI family protein, translating to MGIFGRKNTDETTTAADTADTATVNPGLAALTGEYAIDPAHSTIGFTARHAMVTNVKGKFGDFSGSLLLDGVDPSRSTASIDVKMDSIDTGSADRDGHLRSADFFRTDEFPAMTFRSTSAEALGGDDYRVSGELSILGVTRPLTIDLEFNGSAKDPFGNERVGFEGKAEILRSDWGLTWNAALETGGVLVSDKIKLNFDISAIKNA from the coding sequence ATGGGCATCTTCGGCCGCAAGAACACCGACGAGACCACCACCGCCGCCGACACCGCCGACACCGCCACCGTGAACCCCGGCCTCGCCGCCCTGACCGGCGAGTACGCGATCGACCCGGCGCACTCGACGATCGGCTTCACCGCCCGCCACGCCATGGTCACCAACGTCAAGGGCAAGTTCGGCGACTTCAGCGGCTCGCTGCTGCTGGACGGCGTCGACCCGTCCCGCTCGACCGCCTCCATCGACGTCAAGATGGACAGCATCGACACCGGGTCCGCCGACCGCGACGGCCACCTGCGGAGCGCGGACTTCTTCCGCACCGACGAGTTCCCGGCGATGACGTTCCGCTCCACCTCCGCCGAGGCCCTGGGCGGCGACGACTACCGCGTCTCCGGCGAGCTGAGCATCCTCGGCGTGACCAGGCCCCTCACCATCGACCTGGAGTTCAACGGCTCCGCCAAGGACCCGTTCGGCAACGAGCGCGTGGGCTTCGAGGGCAAGGCCGAGATCCTGCGCTCCGACTGGGGGCTGACCTGGAACGCGGCGCTGGAGACGGGCGGCGTCCTGGTCTCCGACAAGATCAAGCTGAACTTCGACATCTCGGCGATCAAGAACGCCTAA
- a CDS encoding acyl-CoA carboxylase subunit beta, with product MTVLEETTGEPTTEPTDARGRVAELHGIRAQALAGPSEKATQAQHAKGKLTARERIELLVDAGSFQEVEQLRRHRASGFGLEARKPYTDGVITGWGTVEGRTVFVYAHDFRIFGGALGEAHATKIHKIMDMAIAAGAPLVSLNDGAGARIQEGVSALAGYGGIFQRNTRASGVIPQISVMLGPCAGGAAYSPALTDFVFMVRETSQMFITGPDVVKAVTGEEITQNGLGGADVHAETSGVCHFAYDDEETCIAEVRYLLSLLPQNNRENPPRVDSSDPAERRGDVLLDLVPADGNRPYDMTKVIEEIVDDGEYLEVHERWARNIICALARLGGQVVGIVANQPQSLAGVLDIEASEKAARFVQMCDAFNIPIVTLLDVPGFLPGVDQEHGGIIRHGAKLLYAYCNATVPRISLILRKAYGGAYIVMDSQSIGADLTYAWPTNEIAVMGAEGAANVIFRRQIAEAEDPEAMRARMVKEYKSELMHPYYAAERGLVDDVIDPAETREVLIRSLVMLQSKHADLPSRKHGNPPQ from the coding sequence ATGACCGTTTTGGAAGAGACGACCGGTGAGCCGACCACGGAGCCCACGGACGCGCGTGGTCGCGTGGCCGAGCTGCACGGGATCCGTGCGCAGGCGCTGGCCGGCCCGAGCGAGAAGGCGACCCAGGCGCAGCACGCCAAGGGCAAGCTGACCGCGCGGGAGCGGATCGAGCTGCTGGTGGACGCGGGGTCCTTCCAGGAGGTCGAGCAGCTGCGCCGGCACCGGGCGAGCGGGTTCGGGCTGGAGGCCAGGAAGCCGTACACCGACGGGGTCATCACCGGGTGGGGGACGGTCGAGGGGCGCACGGTGTTCGTGTACGCCCATGACTTCCGCATCTTCGGCGGCGCGCTGGGCGAGGCGCATGCCACGAAGATCCACAAGATCATGGACATGGCCATCGCGGCGGGGGCGCCGCTGGTCTCGCTCAACGACGGTGCGGGCGCCCGGATCCAGGAGGGCGTGTCCGCGCTCGCCGGGTACGGCGGCATCTTCCAGCGCAACACCCGGGCGTCCGGGGTCATCCCGCAGATCTCGGTGATGCTGGGCCCGTGCGCGGGCGGCGCGGCCTACAGCCCGGCCCTGACCGACTTCGTCTTCATGGTCCGCGAGACCTCGCAGATGTTCATCACCGGCCCCGACGTGGTCAAGGCCGTCACCGGTGAGGAGATCACCCAGAACGGCCTGGGCGGCGCGGACGTCCACGCCGAGACCTCCGGCGTCTGCCACTTCGCCTACGACGACGAGGAGACCTGCATCGCGGAGGTGCGCTACCTCCTGTCGCTGCTGCCGCAGAACAACCGCGAGAACCCGCCGCGCGTCGACTCCTCCGACCCGGCCGAGCGGCGCGGTGACGTCCTGCTGGACCTGGTCCCGGCCGACGGCAACCGGCCCTACGACATGACCAAGGTCATCGAGGAGATCGTCGACGACGGCGAGTACCTGGAGGTCCACGAGCGCTGGGCGCGCAACATCATCTGCGCCCTCGCCCGCCTCGGCGGTCAGGTCGTCGGCATCGTCGCCAACCAGCCGCAGTCCCTCGCGGGCGTCCTGGACATCGAGGCCAGCGAGAAGGCCGCGCGTTTCGTGCAGATGTGCGACGCGTTCAACATCCCGATCGTCACCCTTCTGGACGTACCCGGCTTCCTCCCGGGCGTCGACCAGGAGCACGGTGGAATCATCCGCCACGGCGCGAAGCTGCTGTACGCCTACTGCAACGCGACCGTGCCCCGGATCTCACTGATCCTGCGCAAGGCGTACGGAGGCGCCTACATCGTCATGGACAGCCAGTCCATCGGGGCCGACCTCACCTACGCGTGGCCGACGAACGAGATCGCCGTCATGGGCGCCGAGGGCGCCGCCAACGTCATCTTCCGCCGTCAGATCGCCGAGGCCGAGGACCCCGAGGCCATGCGGGCCCGCATGGTCAAGGAGTACAAGTCCGAGCTGATGCACCCCTACTACGCGGCCGAGCGCGGCCTGGTCGACGACGTCATCGACCCCGCCGAGACCCGCGAGGTCCTCATCAGGTCCCTGGTCATGCTCCAGTCCAAGCACGCGGACCTGCCCTCGCGCAAGCACGGCAACCCCCCGCAGTAG
- a CDS encoding acyl-CoA carboxylase subunit epsilon, translating to MNAPDIRVEKGHAEPEEVAAITAILLARAAARPSEPTAHRIRPRAGWRRLEREGGFRAPHSWR from the coding sequence ATGAACGCTCCCGACATCCGCGTCGAGAAGGGCCATGCCGAGCCCGAGGAAGTCGCCGCCATCACGGCGATCCTCCTGGCCCGCGCGGCCGCCCGTCCCTCCGAGCCCACCGCGCACCGCATCCGGCCCAGGGCCGGCTGGCGCCGCCTGGAGCGCGAGGGCGGCTTCCGCGCCCCGCACAGCTGGCGCTGA
- a CDS encoding GTP-binding protein: MDFASSSGGPSRSTTSAKIVVAGGFGVGKTTFVGAVSEINPLRTEAVMTSASAGIDDLTHTGDKTTTTVAMDFGRITLDQDLILYLFGTPGQDRFWFMWDDLVRGAIGAIVLVDTRRLADCFPAVDYFENSGLPFVIALNGFDGNQPYNPDEVREALQIGPDTPIITTDARHRADAKSALITLVEHALMARLR; this comes from the coding sequence GTGGACTTCGCAAGCTCTAGCGGGGGTCCCTCCCGCTCCACCACTTCCGCGAAGATCGTGGTGGCGGGCGGCTTCGGCGTGGGCAAGACCACGTTCGTCGGGGCTGTTTCGGAGATCAATCCGCTGCGCACCGAGGCCGTCATGACGTCAGCGTCGGCGGGCATCGACGACCTCACCCACACCGGGGACAAGACGACCACCACGGTCGCGATGGACTTCGGCCGCATCACCCTGGATCAGGACCTGATCCTCTACCTCTTCGGCACGCCCGGCCAGGACCGTTTCTGGTTCATGTGGGACGACCTGGTGCGCGGCGCCATCGGTGCGATCGTGCTCGTCGACACCCGCCGTCTCGCCGACTGCTTCCCCGCGGTCGACTACTTCGAGAACAGCGGCCTCCCCTTCGTCATCGCGCTCAACGGCTTCGACGGCAACCAGCCGTACAACCCGGACGAGGTGCGCGAGGCGCTGCAGATCGGCCCGGACACCCCGATCATCACGACCGACGCGCGCCACCGTGCGGACGCGAAGTCGGCTCTGATCACGCTCGTGGAGCACGCGCTGATGGCGCGCCTGCGGTAG
- a CDS encoding DUF742 domain-containing protein, producing the protein MATPPGGSNSGNWSYGPAQGQGDGSQNPNRYNFPSAPSQQRPYAPQSPQGPGPSPYDQPQAPRIQPVQPHRRTPEAAPAGAANNPLVRPYAMTGGRTRPRYQLAIEALVHTTAQPHQMQGQLPEHQRICNLCREIKSVAEISALLTIPLGVARILVADLAEAGLVAIHQPGGDESAGGQPAVTLLERVLSGLRKL; encoded by the coding sequence GTGGCAACACCACCAGGCGGTTCCAATTCGGGTAACTGGTCGTACGGCCCTGCCCAGGGCCAGGGCGACGGTTCCCAGAACCCGAACCGTTACAACTTCCCCTCCGCGCCCAGCCAGCAGCGGCCGTACGCGCCCCAGTCCCCCCAGGGTCCCGGGCCTTCCCCGTACGACCAGCCGCAGGCGCCGCGCATCCAGCCCGTGCAGCCCCATCGCCGCACGCCCGAGGCGGCTCCCGCCGGGGCGGCGAACAACCCGCTGGTGCGTCCGTACGCCATGACCGGCGGCCGGACCCGCCCGCGTTACCAGCTCGCCATCGAGGCGCTGGTGCACACCACCGCGCAGCCGCACCAGATGCAGGGCCAGTTGCCCGAGCATCAGCGGATCTGCAACCTCTGCCGAGAGATCAAGTCGGTCGCCGAGATCTCGGCGCTGCTGACCATCCCCCTCGGCGTGGCCAGGATCCTCGTCGCCGACTTGGCGGAGGCGGGCCTGGTCGCCATCCATCAGCCCGGCGGCGACGAGAGCGCCGGCGGCCAGCCAGCCGTGACACTGCTCGAAAGGGTGCTCAGTGGACTTCGCAAGCTCTAG
- a CDS encoding roadblock/LC7 domain-containing protein encodes MSQAAQNLNWLITNFVDNTPGVSHTVVVSADGLLLAMSEGFPRDRADQLAAVASGLTSLTAGASRIFEGGSVNQTVVEMERGFLFIMSVSDGSSLAVLAHPEADIGLIGYEMALLVDRAGSVLTPDLRAELQGSLLN; translated from the coding sequence ATGAGCCAGGCGGCACAGAACCTGAACTGGTTGATCACCAACTTCGTGGACAACACCCCGGGGGTGTCCCACACGGTGGTGGTCTCCGCCGACGGACTCCTTCTGGCGATGTCCGAAGGCTTTCCCCGTGACCGTGCCGACCAGCTCGCGGCCGTCGCCTCCGGCCTGACGTCCCTGACGGCAGGCGCCTCCCGGATCTTCGAGGGCGGCAGCGTGAACCAGACGGTTGTGGAGATGGAGCGGGGATTCCTCTTCATCATGTCCGTATCCGACGGTTCCTCGCTCGCGGTGCTCGCGCACCCGGAGGCGGACATCGGCCTCATTGGGTACGAGATGGCCCTTCTGGTGGACCGGGCCGGCTCGGTCCTGACGCCCGACCTTCGAGCGGAGCTCCAGGGGAGCCTTCTCAACTAA